TGAAACCGTAGAAGTGGGGGTCCCATCCGTTCTTTATGGTAGATTTTTGACAGGGGCGCCAACGGTCTTTATTGCCTGGCTAGCAAGCTTTGGATTATATGAATAACGTCATAATAGATAGGGAAGATATGCGTCATATTAAAATGATAAGTCGTTTATTCGGTGATTAAAAGAGGAGCGTCCGTCATGCATACAAAATATGAAACCCACATTAATAAAATCGGTTCTTCAGTAACTGAGTTTTTAGATGATAAAATGTTAGTGTTGTTTGGAGAGAATGCCCCTGCAGAACTTATAGATTATTGCTTATCTATTAAAGTCAATCAAATAGATAGTGAAATTAAAGCAGGGGATATGCTTCAAATCGGTGACGCTAAATATAAAATAACGTCTGTAGGGGAAGCTGTGGAGATGAACCTGACGTCTCTTGGACATATTACGTTGAAGTTCGATGGCTTAAAAAGGCCTGAATTACCAGGTACCCTTTATTTAGAAGACACGGAAATTCAAGAAGTGAAACAAGGGGACACACTTCGTATTTATTCACTTGCCTAATTGTAGACGAAACACACGTTTCTTTTTCAGATGAAGAGGGCTGGTTCTTTTTAGTTTAGGTTTAAACTCTCGAAGGGAATACGGGGGCTAAAGACAGAGACGCTGGTCTTTGCGTAAAGAAGGCAAGGCCGTGCCCGTGGAAAGCGTCCAACTGTGATGGATTTGAGCAACATTTATCCCACTCTTAAGGGGGGGGGGGGCAGTAAACCCCCCCCCTCAAAACTTAAGGAGGTCGAAACGTTTAGGTGGGGGATAAACTGCCCCTAAAGGTCCCATAAGTTAAACGAACAATCAGTGGGGGATGAAGGATAACTCCCACTGATTGGCGTGTTATATCCCATAAAAAAGAAGAAGCTGTCCTCAAAAATCGGTGAGTTTACCGACTTTTGGATAGCCTCTTATCCCTTATTTTATGTCATTAGACTAATAAAACAAAAAAGAAGAGAAGACAGAGGCAATACCTTTGTTTTCTCTTCGTGTCTAGACTTATTTAATCAAACGTTTAGCGTCTTCTGTTGTCGTACTCATATAGTGAGCCACTTTATCATTATCCCTCGTTAAGTCTTCCACTGTGGCGTTCATTTCCTCTAAGGCGGCACTGGCTTCTTCAATGATGGCGGCTAATTCACTTGATGCTGCTTCAATCTCGTTGGAGCCTTCCTTCACGTCATCGGCCACATGAGTTAAGTCCTTTATACTGCGCGTTAAAGCCGTTAAAGTTGATGTGGCTGTCGTAAACGAGTGAGAGACGTGTTCAGTTGTTTCAGTCCCTTTTTCGATGTTTAAACGGCTGGCGGCCATTTTTTCCACGGCCACGTTATTACTTTCATTTAATTCATTAAGGTTAAGGGTGATTTTTTCAGTTGTCTCTCCGGTAATTTCGGCTAACTTCCGTATTTCACTGGCAACAACAGAAAATCCTTTACCTGCTTCTCCTGCTCTGGCAGCTTCAATTGAGGCATTAAGTGCTAGTAAATTTGTCTGTTCAGTAATATCCTTGATTGTCCCTGCAAAGTCATTCGTTTCGGTAATTTTGTTGCTAAGAACTTTGAAGGTAGTGTTTAAAGAAACAATTTCTTTCTTTAAATCCTGCATTTCCTCGTGATGTGCTTTCATTTGAACGTGATTGTGATCTAACAACGCTTTAACGTCTTCAGATTCTGTCAATAATAATATGGATGAAGAATGTAGTCGTTCCATAGATTCTAACGCTTTGTAAGCTTGCTCAGATATATTGTTGATTTGTTCCGTTTGAGCCACACTGCCACTCGACACTTCAGAAATAGTCGTTTTCAGTTCGTTCTGAGCTATCATATTCGTTTGAACTTTTTCATTAGCTTGTGATACATGATCGATAATGGCTGAGACGTTTTGTTTTAATACTAGACGTTCTTGCTCTTTTCGAGTCGCTTCTTCTTCAGCATCTTTTGTAAACTGCTTTAACGTGGAAAATTGCCGTTGATTTAAAGAAATGACGACGCTTAAAATAACACCGAGCAACAAGTATAACAGCATGGAATAATTAAATAAGGAATCAATGATTTCTTTTGTTTCCCCGGTTGCCATTAGTTTATTAAGCATCAGCCCTATGAGTCCTAAAGTAAATCCCAGTATAAAAATACGTCGTTCTAAATGAACGGCAGCAAGCAGGGCAGTAAACGGGAACATTAACAGAACGGCTGCCTGACTCCCGATAACGAAGATGACTGAGATAGCTGCTACATTCATAACGGTAACTGCAATATAAGGGAAAGGGAATGGCTTATTTAAATAGTGCTGAAGTACGTAAGCCCCTACTAATATGATTAGCTGGGCACTGTAGATAACGAGCATTTCTACAGCATTTGTAAAAATAGAAAGGATAAGAACGGTTAACAAAGCAATAGAATACGTCACAAGTAATAATAGATTTTTCTTTTTATAATCAGATCTGTGTAATTGCTCAATTGCGGTCATCATAAACCTCCAATGGTCATTTATAGTCTTTAAGCACACCTATAGCGATGGTACCATGGGTCTAGGAAATAATATATAAGACTTTTATAACTTGTTGAAAAATAGTCTCTTTTATCGATAAATGTCATATTATGAAAAAAGAGGTGCGGTAGTTTATTTTGAAAATACTCGCCCATTCTTTACCATGACATTTACCTAATGCTAATTACTTGCATAGGATATAAAGAAAAAAGTTTGAAAGGAGAATAAGATGTACTGGAATACATGGGCTTATGACCAAGGACAACACCCGGATATTAATAAGTGGTATTATTATGGTGCGCAGTACAACGACTGGCAATCTCGGCAATGGCAGCATCAAAGTGACAGTCATGACGCCTCTTCTTCTCAACAAGCTAGAATGACAGATTATGGACCTAGACCTTTTGTAGTGGACATGGAAGAAGTCACGAAACGAAACACCACTTTTCGTACAGCATTATGGACAGGAGACTATTTGCAATTGACGTTAATGAGTATTAACGTAGGCGAAGATATCGGATTGGAAGTCCACCATGACCATGATCAATTTATACGAATTGAAGAAGGTCAAGGGCTCGTCCAAATGGGGGATGAGAAAGACCGATTGAACTTTCAACAACAGGCGTTTGCAGACGACGCTATTTTTGTGCCAGCAGGTAAATGGCACAACCTCACAAATACAGGGAATGCGCCGTTAAAACTTTACTCAATCTATGCCCCACCTGAGCATGCATATGGCACTGTTCATGAGACTAAAAGAGATGAGAAACGCGACCGTGAGGACTTGAAAACGAGGTAACGGTTAAATGAAAGAAGAGGCCTAAGCTTGATATCTAGAAAGCTTAGGCCTTTACATACCTAGGAGAGATAAGAAAATGTGTATTATAGAAAGGGGAGTGACATTTTTTTATCCCACTCTTAAGGGGCAGTAGCACCCTCACCTCAAAACTTAAGAAGATCGAAACGTTTAGGTGGGGGATAAACTGCCCCTAAAGGTCCCATAAGTTAAACGAACAATCAGTGGGAGAAGAATAAAAGCTCCCACTGATTGAAGGTTCGTTTTATCACAGATGACGTCCGTAAGCCTTCTGTGTCAGAAGTGAACGAGGCATGAGCGTTATATACGGTATTATAATGAGAGATCATATCGAGAGACTAAAAAATAACGGAAAAAGAAAGGAAAAGCGATGTTTACTTATGATATAAATGATAATAGTGAATTACGTCTCCTTGAAGTGAGACATGCCCATGACCTTTTTACTTTAATAGACAACTCAAGAGGCTACCTTCGAACATGGTTGCCTTGGGTGGATGGCACTAAAAGCGAGACAGATTCAACGGCATTTATTAAGGAGACGCTCCAGCAATTTAGCCAGCAAAACGGATTTCAAGCAGGGATTTGGTATCAAGGGGAACTAGCCGGTGTGATAGGCTTACATGGCATTAATTGGGCAAATAAATCAACCTCTATTGGCTACTGGCTAGGTGAACGCTATCAAGGGAAAGGAATCATGACAGCTGCTTGTCAGGCAGTTACCACGTATTGTTTCACAGAATTAAACTTAAATAGAGTGGAAATTCGTGTGGCGACGGAAAATCAAAAAAGTCAAGCGATCCCTGAAAAACTCGGCTTTCAAAAAGAAGGCTGTATAAGAAGTGCTGAGTTCTTGTACGACCGTTACGTGGATCATTATGTATTTGGATTAATAAAAGAAGATCACAATTAGCTATTAATGAGATAAAAAGAGGGTCGGCACATAACAGAACAGCCTAATTAGAAGTCCCAAATAAATGAACGGTTACGTCTCCGCCTGAAAAAATCTGAGCTTTTAATCGCAGTTGAAAATCGTACTAGACCACTTGTCAATCATGGGCATTCTATGAAATAATCAATAATCAGAGTGTAATCAATGAACGTGGACAGGCGGCTTATGAGCCAGCAACAGTGTCCTTTTAGGTGGCGATTTCTTGAATAGTCTGTATAGGAAAGTAGTAACTATAACGTATAAGCAATGGCTTATATATAGCAGCCTTTTATGTTTTTTTGTGGCATCTATTGTCTTTGTCCACAATAACCATTTCTTGTATGAACGGCCGATTGCGCAGGTGACGAGCACAGAGGTTGTAGACACAATGGAGGTAACCGATAACTTCGGAAATGAGGATGAACTTTTCACCCAGCACATTACCGCTGACATAAAAAATGGCGAACACAAAGGGAAGCCAATTGAATTAATCAACGAGTTTTCCTTATCAGGTGGTTATGACCAAGATTACCAAGTAGGCAATGACGTTTTCGTGTTCATAGATGACGCATCAGAAGACGCATCCTTATTAACTGGGGCAATCCTTGATGTAAAAAGGGATAAATATGTCATGTACGTGGCATGGCTTTTTATCTTTACATTATTGGCTATTGGGAAAAAGCAAGGGTTCTTTGCCATGGTCAGTCTAGCTATTAATGCGCTTCTTCTATCTTATGCGTTAGATATTTATATCACGACATTGAACGTCAGTCTCCTAGCTATCTGCGCAGTCAGTGTGTTATTTTTTACTGCTATTTCATTGCTGTTAGTCAATGGATTTAATCGCAAAACATATGCCGCAGTAATTGCAACGTTGTTAGGGACATTTAGTGCGGTCCTGATCACTTTTTTCGTTATGTGGATCACAGGGGAGCGAGGATTGCGCTATGAAGACATGCAATTTTTAACCCGACCACCGCAAATGGTGTTTATGGCCGGTGTGTTTATCGGCTCTTTAGGGGCAGTTATGGATGTGGCGATCACGATGTCAGCGTCGATTTTTAGCTTGTATGAAAAAGATCAAACGATATCAAATAAAGCGCTGAAAGCTTCTGGGTTGGATATTGGGAAAGATATTATGGGGACGATGACGAATATTTTATTTTTTGCTTATATTAGTGGTTCGATCCCAAGTCTTATTTTATATTTAAAAAACGGGGTGCCATTAGGCTATACATTATCGATGAATTTATCGTTAGAATTAGCACGTGCCATGTCTGGCGGTATTGGCATCGTATTAACGATTCCACTAGGTATTTATGCATCACTTTATTTTGTTAATAGGCAGAGGGCGACCATATGAATGTATTAGTGTTACTAGGCATTATCTTATATGTATTAATGAGGTGGATTGGCGGCGAAAAGGGTTCTCGTTCTTTTATCGCGTTATTTTTAAATTTTATCGTGCTATTTTTTACGATTATTTTTATGATCAATCCTTACTTTAACCCAATTATATTAACGGTTGTGGCATGTGTGATTATCAGTTGCATTAATTTGTTTTACATTAATGAAGTGAACATCAAAACAGTTACGGCCTTTGTCTCTTCAATTATGACGATCAGTATGTTACTTGTAGTTATTGTCCTCGTAACTGACCATGCGATGATACAAGGATTCAGTGAAGAAGAAATAGATGAAATCGCCGTCTACTCTCTTTACTTAGGCGTAGATTTTGTGAAAATCGCGGCGTCGGTCATTATTATGAGTACGATCGGTGCCATAACCGACATCGCCATTTCAATCTCATCGCCTATGCATGAGATGATCAAGCATCACCCCTCTATTACAAAACGGGAGCTGTTTTCATCTGGCATTAATATTGGAAGAGATCTTCTCGGCACAAGCGCCAACACGCTGTTTTTCGCCTTTTTTGGCGGTTATTTAGCTCTTCTCATCTGGTTTAAAGACCTAGACTATTCAATCGGGCAAATTGCCAATTCAAAAGTGTTCAGTGCAGAAATGATTACGATCTTTAGTGCAGGCATTGGTGTCGCCCTCGTCATCCCCTTGACTGCTTGGATCACTGCCACTGTTTTTATTAAACAGAGAGAGAAAAATGAGACTGTTCATTAAGATCTTTCAGAACAAATACGGTCGCTGGCATCATGGCCAATTGGCCTCGTTTTGATGAAAATTGATGAAGATTATAAGCAATAACTTTCTGATAATGGAAGGTTTATTAATACCAAAAGAAAAGTAAATGGAATGTCCATTGTCCACGAGGGAAAACCATGACACTCAATTAAGGAAATTCCTATTGGGTTTTGCGTTTGAGTGACGGA
The Salipaludibacillus sp. LMS25 DNA segment above includes these coding regions:
- a CDS encoding PTS glucitol/sorbitol transporter subunit IIA codes for the protein MHTKYETHINKIGSSVTEFLDDKMLVLFGENAPAELIDYCLSIKVNQIDSEIKAGDMLQIGDAKYKITSVGEAVEMNLTSLGHITLKFDGLKRPELPGTLYLEDTEIQEVKQGDTLRIYSLA
- a CDS encoding YibE/F family protein; protein product: MNVLVLLGIILYVLMRWIGGEKGSRSFIALFLNFIVLFFTIIFMINPYFNPIILTVVACVIISCINLFYINEVNIKTVTAFVSSIMTISMLLVVIVLVTDHAMIQGFSEEEIDEIAVYSLYLGVDFVKIAASVIIMSTIGAITDIAISISSPMHEMIKHHPSITKRELFSSGINIGRDLLGTSANTLFFAFFGGYLALLIWFKDLDYSIGQIANSKVFSAEMITIFSAGIGVALVIPLTAWITATVFIKQREKNETVH
- a CDS encoding GNAT family N-acetyltransferase, producing MFTYDINDNSELRLLEVRHAHDLFTLIDNSRGYLRTWLPWVDGTKSETDSTAFIKETLQQFSQQNGFQAGIWYQGELAGVIGLHGINWANKSTSIGYWLGERYQGKGIMTAACQAVTTYCFTELNLNRVEIRVATENQKSQAIPEKLGFQKEGCIRSAEFLYDRYVDHYVFGLIKEDHN
- a CDS encoding methyl-accepting chemotaxis protein; this translates as MMTAIEQLHRSDYKKKNLLLLVTYSIALLTVLILSIFTNAVEMLVIYSAQLIILVGAYVLQHYLNKPFPFPYIAVTVMNVAAISVIFVIGSQAAVLLMFPFTALLAAVHLERRIFILGFTLGLIGLMLNKLMATGETKEIIDSLFNYSMLLYLLLGVILSVVISLNQRQFSTLKQFTKDAEEEATRKEQERLVLKQNVSAIIDHVSQANEKVQTNMIAQNELKTTISEVSSGSVAQTEQINNISEQAYKALESMERLHSSSILLLTESEDVKALLDHNHVQMKAHHEEMQDLKKEIVSLNTTFKVLSNKITETNDFAGTIKDITEQTNLLALNASIEAARAGEAGKGFSVVASEIRKLAEITGETTEKITLNLNELNESNNVAVEKMAASRLNIEKGTETTEHVSHSFTTATSTLTALTRSIKDLTHVADDVKEGSNEIEAASSELAAIIEEASAALEEMNATVEDLTRDNDKVAHYMSTTTEDAKRLIK
- a CDS encoding YibE/F family protein yields the protein MNSLYRKVVTITYKQWLIYSSLLCFFVASIVFVHNNHFLYERPIAQVTSTEVVDTMEVTDNFGNEDELFTQHITADIKNGEHKGKPIELINEFSLSGGYDQDYQVGNDVFVFIDDASEDASLLTGAILDVKRDKYVMYVAWLFIFTLLAIGKKQGFFAMVSLAINALLLSYALDIYITTLNVSLLAICAVSVLFFTAISLLLVNGFNRKTYAAVIATLLGTFSAVLITFFVMWITGERGLRYEDMQFLTRPPQMVFMAGVFIGSLGAVMDVAITMSASIFSLYEKDQTISNKALKASGLDIGKDIMGTMTNILFFAYISGSIPSLILYLKNGVPLGYTLSMNLSLELARAMSGGIGIVLTIPLGIYASLYFVNRQRATI
- a CDS encoding cupin domain-containing protein, with protein sequence MYWNTWAYDQGQHPDINKWYYYGAQYNDWQSRQWQHQSDSHDASSSQQARMTDYGPRPFVVDMEEVTKRNTTFRTALWTGDYLQLTLMSINVGEDIGLEVHHDHDQFIRIEEGQGLVQMGDEKDRLNFQQQAFADDAIFVPAGKWHNLTNTGNAPLKLYSIYAPPEHAYGTVHETKRDEKRDREDLKTR